A genomic stretch from Desulfotignum balticum DSM 7044 includes:
- the uvrB gene encoding excinuclease ABC subunit UvrB — protein MSLFHLKSSFSPTGDQPKAIEYLTQGVKANEPHQVLLGVTGSGKTFTMANIIAEVEKPSLIIAPNKTLAAQLYNEFKLLFPDNCVEYFVSYYDYYQPEAYVPSSDTYIQKDSSINDIIDKMRHSATRSVLARRDVIVVASVSCIYGLGAPEDYLDLRITLARDMEISRDTLIRKLVEIQYTRNDTDFHRGVFRVRGDRVEVFPAYEEDRAVRIDFFGDVIEEICEIDPLKGEILTTFDQTAIYPASHYVTKSQTRKRAVEAIFAELEERLAQLRADNRLVEAQRLEERTRYDMEMLNEIGYCTGIENYSRHLTGRNPGEPPPTLLDYMPNDFLLFFDESHISVSQLAGMYKADRSRKLTLVEYGFRLPSAVDNRPLAFHEFSARTSRIIYVSATPADYELEKSGIRVAEQIVRPTGLLDPKVQVRDATTQVDDLYQEIIKRVEADERVLVTTLTKRMAEDLTEYYADLGIKVKYLHSDIVTMERIEIIQDLRRGVFDVLIGINLLREGLDIPEVSLVAILDADKEGFLRSFRSFIQIFGRAARNVYGRVIMYAQKETKSMKKALAETRRRRKIQQAYNEAHHIVPATIQKQLNVFKYPASDTAGSGQETPSVHEDIQAYDGDDIDLEDLIRDLEYKMKKAAENLEFEQAAVFRDKIRQLTDMVPF, from the coding sequence ATGAGTCTGTTTCATCTGAAATCATCGTTTTCTCCCACCGGAGATCAGCCCAAGGCCATTGAATATCTGACACAAGGGGTGAAGGCCAATGAACCCCACCAGGTGCTTTTAGGCGTGACCGGGTCCGGCAAGACATTCACCATGGCCAATATCATTGCCGAAGTGGAAAAACCCAGTCTGATCATTGCCCCCAACAAGACCCTGGCAGCCCAGCTGTACAATGAATTCAAGCTGCTGTTTCCGGACAACTGCGTGGAATATTTTGTGTCCTATTACGACTATTACCAGCCTGAAGCCTATGTGCCTTCCAGCGACACCTATATTCAAAAAGATTCTTCCATCAACGACATCATCGACAAGATGCGCCATTCCGCCACCCGGTCGGTGCTGGCCCGGCGGGATGTCATTGTTGTGGCGTCGGTGTCCTGCATTTACGGGCTGGGGGCTCCGGAAGACTATCTGGATCTGCGCATCACCCTGGCCCGGGATATGGAGATCTCCAGAGATACGCTGATTCGGAAACTGGTGGAGATCCAGTACACAAGAAATGATACCGATTTTCACCGGGGCGTGTTCCGGGTCCGGGGCGACCGGGTGGAGGTTTTTCCGGCGTATGAGGAAGACCGGGCCGTGCGCATCGATTTTTTCGGGGACGTGATCGAGGAGATCTGCGAGATCGATCCCTTGAAAGGAGAAATCCTGACCACGTTTGACCAGACCGCCATCTATCCGGCCTCCCATTATGTGACCAAAAGCCAGACCCGGAAACGGGCTGTGGAGGCGATTTTTGCGGAACTGGAAGAGCGGCTGGCCCAGCTCCGGGCCGACAACCGGCTGGTGGAGGCCCAGCGTCTGGAAGAGCGGACCCGGTATGACATGGAAATGCTCAACGAGATCGGATACTGCACCGGCATCGAGAACTATTCCCGGCATCTCACCGGGCGGAATCCCGGGGAACCGCCCCCTACTTTGCTGGATTATATGCCGAATGATTTTCTGCTGTTTTTTGATGAAAGCCATATTTCCGTGTCCCAGCTGGCAGGCATGTACAAGGCGGACCGGTCCCGGAAACTGACTCTGGTGGAATACGGGTTCCGCCTGCCTTCGGCCGTGGACAACCGGCCCCTGGCTTTTCATGAGTTTTCGGCCCGCACCTCCCGGATCATTTATGTGTCAGCCACGCCTGCGGACTATGAGCTGGAAAAGTCCGGCATCCGTGTGGCGGAACAGATTGTCCGGCCCACCGGGCTTCTGGATCCGAAAGTCCAGGTGAGAGATGCCACAACCCAGGTGGATGACCTGTACCAGGAAATCATCAAACGGGTGGAAGCGGATGAACGGGTCCTGGTGACCACCCTGACCAAACGCATGGCCGAAGATTTGACTGAATATTATGCGGATCTGGGCATCAAGGTCAAATACCTGCACTCGGACATCGTGACCATGGAGCGCATCGAGATCATCCAGGATCTGCGCCGGGGGGTGTTTGATGTGCTCATCGGCATCAATCTGCTCAGGGAAGGCCTGGATATTCCCGAGGTGTCTCTGGTGGCGATCCTGGATGCGGACAAGGAGGGATTTCTGCGCTCGTTCCGGTCCTTTATCCAGATTTTCGGCCGGGCCGCCCGGAACGTGTACGGCCGGGTGATCATGTATGCGCAAAAAGAAACCAAGTCCATGAAAAAAGCCCTGGCCGAGACCCGGCGCCGCCGGAAAATTCAGCAAGCGTATAATGAGGCCCATCATATCGTGCCGGCCACCATTCAAAAACAACTCAACGTGTTTAAATACCCGGCATCGGATACGGCGGGTTCCGGGCAGGAAACGCCTTCGGTGCATGAAGATATTCAAGCCTATGACGGGGATGACATCGATCTGGAAGATCTGATCCGGGATCTGGAATACAAGATGAAAAAAGCCGCAGAAAATCTGGAGTTTGAACAGGCGGCGGTGTTTCGGGACAAGATCCGGCAGCTCACGGACATGGTGCCGTTTTAA
- a CDS encoding DNA methyltransferase → MKLTDNEIRDINRHLEAGKPLPEKYRFLLFEDKKEVELVWNGKTGDVCNIVLPFQVIEQVDEPRAEENRALQMDIFHQQTGRQVTGWNNKLIWGDNKLILSSLKNGSLREEIEAQGGIKLIYIDPPFDVGADFSMDIEIGGETLTKKPSVLEEIAYRDTWGKGADSFISMIYERLVLMRDLLAEDGSIYVHCDYRVSAYMKLVLDEVFGASCFINEIVWRRRTGILNQSRKFGSSTDSIYFYAKNSDKYLFKQQYIPYSDDDNYVKTKFVYKDSDGRRYRLHAINSPSYSPSLIYEYKGYKPPANGWSFKLDTMKEWDKAGKLYFPDNKNQRIQRKQYLDESEGKPAQNLWDDIRPINSQALEDTKYPTQKPEQFIERMVKTSSKKGDLIADFFCGSGTTAAVAEKLNRKWICSDLGKFAIHTTRKRMIGVQRGLKAENKSWRAFEILNLGKYERQHYIGINPDLREEEKQQQLREREKAFLELILHAYRAEGVSQFNCFQGKKAGRLVAVGPVNLPVTRLFVEEIILECRQKHITKVDILGFEFEMGLFPNIQEEAKAKGIDLAMKYIPRDVFDKRAVEKNQVVFHDVSFIEVKPHFGKGKKKHHIAIELTDFSVFYSQDAADADVNLANKKSKVIVDKGQVVKISKDRDGIVNREVLTQKWSDWIDYWSVDFDFESKREILRVNNPETGEAEEVWSGDYVFENEWQSFRTKKNRNLELKSAFVECPPGRRKIAVKVVDIFGNDTMTIIEVTV, encoded by the coding sequence ATGAAACTGACCGACAATGAGATAAGGGACATCAACCGTCATCTTGAGGCAGGAAAACCCCTGCCTGAGAAATACCGATTTTTATTGTTTGAAGACAAAAAAGAAGTCGAGCTGGTTTGGAACGGTAAAACCGGTGATGTCTGCAATATTGTTCTGCCTTTTCAGGTCATTGAGCAGGTGGATGAGCCCCGGGCCGAAGAGAACAGGGCCTTGCAGATGGACATTTTTCACCAGCAGACCGGACGTCAGGTCACGGGCTGGAACAACAAGCTGATCTGGGGCGATAACAAATTGATCCTGTCCTCGTTGAAAAACGGATCGCTGCGTGAAGAGATTGAAGCCCAGGGCGGCATCAAGCTGATCTATATTGATCCGCCCTTTGATGTGGGGGCCGATTTTTCCATGGACATTGAAATCGGGGGCGAAACCTTGACCAAAAAGCCCAGTGTGCTGGAAGAGATCGCCTACCGGGACACGTGGGGCAAAGGAGCAGATTCCTTTATCAGCATGATCTATGAACGCCTGGTGCTGATGCGGGACCTGTTGGCTGAGGACGGCAGTATTTATGTACATTGCGATTACAGAGTCTCCGCCTATATGAAATTGGTCCTCGATGAAGTCTTTGGTGCTTCTTGTTTTATTAATGAGATTGTTTGGAGAAGAAGGACTGGCATATTAAACCAAAGCAGAAAATTTGGGTCTTCAACTGATTCGATTTATTTTTACGCCAAAAATTCAGACAAGTATTTATTCAAACAGCAATACATTCCATACTCTGATGATGATAACTATGTGAAAACAAAATTTGTATATAAAGATTCAGATGGTAGGCGATACCGGCTACATGCTATAAATAGCCCATCCTATAGCCCTTCCCTAATTTACGAATACAAAGGTTATAAACCTCCAGCTAATGGCTGGTCTTTTAAGCTGGATACAATGAAAGAGTGGGATAAGGCGGGAAAACTATATTTTCCTGATAATAAGAACCAGCGAATCCAGAGAAAGCAATATTTAGATGAAAGTGAGGGGAAACCAGCACAAAATCTTTGGGATGATATAAGACCTATCAACTCTCAAGCTCTGGAAGATACAAAATACCCTACCCAAAAACCTGAACAATTTATCGAACGAATGGTAAAAACTTCTTCCAAAAAAGGCGATCTCATTGCCGACTTCTTCTGCGGCTCAGGCACAACAGCGGCTGTGGCTGAAAAACTGAATCGGAAATGGATCTGTTCCGATTTGGGCAAATTCGCCATCCACACAACCCGTAAACGCATGATCGGGGTGCAGCGCGGCCTGAAGGCGGAGAACAAAAGCTGGCGGGCCTTTGAAATCCTGAACCTGGGCAAATATGAGCGCCAGCATTATATCGGCATCAACCCGGATCTGAGGGAAGAAGAAAAACAGCAGCAGTTGCGGGAAAGGGAAAAAGCGTTTCTGGAGTTGATCCTTCATGCCTACCGGGCCGAAGGGGTCAGCCAGTTCAACTGCTTCCAGGGGAAAAAGGCGGGGCGGCTGGTGGCGGTGGGGCCGGTGAATCTGCCGGTGACCCGACTGTTTGTGGAAGAGATCATTCTGGAATGCCGGCAGAAGCATATTACCAAGGTGGATATCCTGGGGTTTGAATTTGAGATGGGATTGTTTCCCAATATCCAGGAAGAGGCAAAAGCCAAGGGCATTGATCTTGCCATGAAATATATCCCAAGGGATGTATTTGACAAACGGGCCGTTGAAAAGAACCAGGTGGTGTTTCATGATGTTTCTTTTATTGAAGTCAAACCCCATTTTGGCAAGGGGAAGAAAAAACATCATATTGCCATTGAGCTGACCGATTTTTCTGTGTTTTATTCCCAGGATGCTGCAGATGCAGACGTGAATCTGGCCAACAAAAAATCTAAAGTGATCGTGGACAAGGGCCAGGTGGTCAAGATCAGTAAGGACAGGGACGGCATTGTCAATCGTGAAGTGCTGACCCAAAAATGGTCGGACTGGATCGATTACTGGTCTGTGGATTTTGATTTTGAATCCAAACGGGAAATATTGCGGGTAAACAATCCGGAAACCGGGGAAGCCGAGGAAGTCTGGAGTGGTGATTATGTGTTTGAAAATGAATGGCAGTCCTTCAGGACCAAAAAAAACAGGAATCTGGAATTGAAAAGCGCCTTTGTAGAATGCCCGCCTGGCCGCCGCAAAATTGCCGTGAAAGTGGTGGATATTTTCGGCAATGATACCATGACAATCATTGAGGTGACCGTGTAA
- a CDS encoding ATP-dependent nuclease, with the protein MKAVEISIHNFRSICDTTISLSDCGMLVGANNAGKTTVIDAIRAFYGKGIKFEKGRDFPHRGAIDNESWVEIEFKPNQAEFVNLKDDYKTDRRTFRVRNYLFSDQKDAENKARSGPYAYIGGNLSDERFYGFKNVGQGKFGEIIYIPAVSKVDEHTKLTGPSALRDLLNTVLSKVMEQSVAYQALNASFSQFEGAIKTEATAEGHSIQTIETDISEELSNWGAGFKLNINPVGIDEIIKGLVSHEIVDEDLGTSQPISSYGQGFQRSLIYGLIRIAAKYSTKKPSAKKKDFVPELTWILFEEPEAFLHPTQISVLSADLRALGKSGSSQVLLSSHNPLFATHSIREISSICRLQRDNCQTSSYQISNQQLDAVLVSNQQDTQTWQTAGMTIDTDDLLTDMEAVKYALWLDSKRSAAFFSEKVLLVEGPTETALFSYMRDQGKLPNCNGVVIMDTIGKFNIHRFMRLFECFGIKHYVLYDADNGRHPAIDVTIQAATNPLTKGVDTFQKDLEDFLGIPAARQKHRKPQHVMFYVERNDIDLNPLATKINALVG; encoded by the coding sequence ATGAAAGCGGTAGAAATATCAATTCACAATTTCCGTTCTATCTGCGACACGACGATATCTCTATCGGATTGCGGAATGCTTGTTGGAGCAAACAATGCTGGCAAGACCACAGTTATTGACGCAATTCGAGCATTTTACGGCAAGGGAATTAAATTCGAAAAAGGTCGTGACTTTCCGCACAGAGGTGCCATAGATAATGAATCTTGGGTTGAAATCGAATTTAAACCAAATCAAGCTGAATTCGTTAATCTAAAAGATGACTATAAAACCGATCGCCGGACATTCAGAGTCCGAAATTATCTGTTTTCTGACCAAAAAGATGCTGAAAACAAAGCACGCTCTGGTCCATACGCTTATATAGGTGGGAATCTATCTGATGAACGATTCTACGGTTTCAAGAACGTAGGCCAAGGAAAGTTTGGGGAAATAATTTACATTCCTGCTGTTTCAAAGGTAGATGAACACACAAAATTAACCGGCCCATCGGCCCTGCGTGATCTACTGAATACGGTTTTGTCCAAAGTAATGGAACAATCCGTCGCTTATCAAGCACTCAATGCATCATTCTCACAGTTTGAAGGGGCTATTAAAACCGAAGCAACGGCTGAAGGGCATTCGATACAAACCATAGAAACCGACATTTCAGAGGAATTGTCTAATTGGGGCGCTGGATTTAAACTCAACATCAATCCGGTTGGTATAGACGAAATTATTAAAGGACTTGTGAGCCATGAGATAGTTGATGAAGACCTTGGAACCTCTCAGCCAATAAGTTCTTATGGACAAGGATTTCAAAGAAGTTTAATTTATGGTCTAATCCGTATTGCAGCCAAATATAGTACAAAGAAACCTTCCGCGAAGAAGAAGGATTTTGTTCCGGAATTAACTTGGATCCTATTTGAAGAACCAGAGGCTTTTCTACATCCCACACAAATCAGTGTGTTGAGTGCAGACTTACGTGCCCTTGGAAAATCTGGAAGTTCACAAGTCTTGTTGTCAAGCCACAATCCATTGTTCGCGACTCATAGCATTAGAGAAATTTCTTCAATTTGCCGTCTACAAAGAGATAATTGTCAAACGTCCTCCTATCAAATTTCAAATCAGCAATTGGATGCTGTGCTGGTTAGCAATCAACAAGATACGCAAACTTGGCAAACGGCAGGTATGACTATTGATACTGATGACCTTCTCACTGATATGGAAGCTGTTAAATATGCACTATGGTTAGATTCAAAGAGAAGTGCGGCGTTTTTTTCAGAAAAAGTCCTTTTAGTCGAAGGCCCAACGGAAACGGCACTTTTTTCCTATATGCGTGATCAAGGGAAACTACCCAACTGCAATGGTGTGGTCATCATGGATACCATAGGGAAATTTAATATTCATCGTTTCATGCGGCTTTTTGAGTGTTTTGGTATCAAGCACTATGTCTTGTATGACGCAGATAATGGTCGTCACCCGGCAATAGATGTCACTATACAAGCAGCTACTAACCCTCTTACCAAGGGGGTTGATACCTTCCAAAAAGACCTTGAGGATTTTTTAGGTATTCCGGCAGCTCGGCAAAAGCACCGAAAACCCCAACACGTAATGTTCTACGTTGAACGTAATGACATAGATTTGAACCCGTTGGCAACCAAGATAAATGCACTTGTCGGTTAG
- a CDS encoding AI-2E family transporter, with protein MGVIKDWVRRYFSDPQVVILAVFLVVGLATVLLAGRHLVPVIASLIIAYLLEGLIQPLQRVGAPRMLAVGIVFLVFFLVLLALLFWLLPVLTRQATQLLQEVPDMLSASQTLILSLPEKYPNIFSEVEIENVLNQIRREAGHFTDRMLRQTLSSVVGVITLVVYIVLMPLLVFFFLKDKDQLMGWIRRHLPRERGLASRVWQGVDVQLGNFIRGKFWEILIVWGASYLTFIFMGLSFSLLLAFLVGISVLVPYIGAAVMTFPVALVAYFQFGWTGDLAWIILAYLVIQMLDGNVLVPLLFSEVVNLHPIAIIVAVLFFGGIWGVWGVFFAIPLAILLQGVLSAWPRRPDEETSVQ; from the coding sequence ATGGGTGTAATTAAGGACTGGGTTCGACGGTATTTTTCAGACCCCCAGGTGGTGATTCTGGCAGTGTTTCTGGTGGTGGGACTGGCCACGGTGTTGCTGGCCGGCCGCCACCTGGTGCCGGTGATCGCCAGCCTGATCATTGCGTATCTGCTGGAGGGGTTGATCCAGCCGCTGCAGCGGGTGGGGGCGCCCCGGATGCTGGCGGTGGGTATTGTGTTTCTGGTGTTTTTTCTGGTGCTGCTGGCCCTGTTGTTCTGGCTGCTCCCGGTGTTGACAAGACAGGCCACCCAGCTGCTCCAGGAGGTGCCGGACATGCTCAGTGCGTCCCAGACCCTGATTCTGTCCCTGCCGGAAAAATATCCCAATATTTTCAGTGAGGTGGAGATCGAGAATGTGCTCAATCAGATCCGGCGGGAAGCGGGCCATTTCACGGACCGGATGTTGCGCCAGACCCTGTCGTCGGTGGTGGGGGTCATCACCCTGGTGGTGTATATCGTGCTGATGCCGCTGCTGGTGTTTTTCTTTCTCAAGGACAAGGACCAGCTCATGGGATGGATCCGGCGGCATCTGCCCCGGGAACGGGGCCTGGCCAGCCGGGTGTGGCAGGGCGTGGATGTGCAGCTGGGCAATTTCATCCGGGGCAAGTTCTGGGAAATTCTGATCGTGTGGGGCGCGTCTTACCTGACATTTATTTTCATGGGACTCAGCTTTTCCCTGCTCCTGGCGTTTCTGGTGGGGATTTCCGTGCTGGTGCCCTATATCGGGGCCGCGGTCATGACTTTTCCCGTGGCCCTGGTGGCGTATTTCCAGTTCGGATGGACCGGGGATCTGGCCTGGATCATCCTGGCCTACCTGGTGATCCAGATGCTGGACGGCAATGTGCTGGTGCCGCTTCTGTTTTCCGAGGTGGTGAACCTGCATCCCATCGCCATTATCGTGGCGGTGCTGTTTTTCGGCGGGATCTGGGGCGTGTGGGGGGTGTTCTTTGCCATTCCTTTGGCCATTCTGCTCCAGGGGGTGCTCAGCGCCTGGCCCAGGCGGCCGGACGAAGAAACGTCCGTGCAGTGA
- a CDS encoding KilA-N domain-containing protein, whose translation MAKIKVLDKEVSLYYRDKQDYICITDIAKYKNAETTGLIISHWLSTRFTVEFMGIWEKIHNPDFNVTEFSNIRNESGSNGFVLTVKQWVQKTNAIGIVSKPGRYGGTYAHKDIAFEFASWISVEFKLYLIKEFQRLKEEEQKQLGWDIRRNLAKINYRIHTDAIQNNLIPPELSKNQINFVYASEADMLNVALFGMTAKQWRDENPEHKGNIRDYANVSQLVCLSNLENLNALFINDGMPQKERLKRLNTIAIEQMKLLVADHGIEKLEDKK comes from the coding sequence ATGGCAAAGATCAAGGTTCTGGACAAGGAAGTAAGCCTTTATTACCGGGATAAGCAGGATTATATCTGCATTACCGATATTGCAAAGTATAAAAACGCCGAAACAACGGGGCTTATTATCTCCCACTGGCTCAGCACCCGGTTTACGGTGGAATTTATGGGTATATGGGAAAAAATCCACAATCCTGATTTTAATGTTACGGAATTCAGTAACATTAGAAATGAAAGCGGATCAAACGGCTTTGTCCTGACAGTCAAACAATGGGTACAAAAAACCAATGCCATCGGTATTGTTTCAAAGCCGGGCAGGTATGGCGGGACCTATGCCCATAAGGATATCGCATTTGAGTTCGCCTCCTGGATCTCCGTTGAATTCAAGCTGTATCTGATCAAGGAATTCCAGCGGCTCAAAGAGGAAGAACAAAAACAGCTGGGATGGGATATTAGACGGAATCTGGCAAAAATCAATTACCGCATCCACACCGATGCCATCCAGAACAACCTGATCCCGCCGGAACTGTCAAAAAACCAGATCAATTTCGTGTATGCCTCTGAAGCCGATATGCTGAATGTGGCGCTGTTCGGCATGACTGCAAAACAGTGGCGGGATGAAAATCCCGAACATAAGGGGAATATCCGGGATTATGCCAATGTCTCCCAACTGGTCTGCCTTTCAAATCTGGAAAATCTCAACGCCCTTTTTATCAATGACGGCATGCCCCAGAAAGAACGGCTGAAAAGACTGAATACCATTGCCATCGAACAGATGAAACTGCTGGTTGCCGACCACGGCATCGAAAAATTAGAGGACAAAAAATAA
- a CDS encoding type II toxin-antitoxin system HicB family antitoxin, translated as MMNLMTINGYKAIIHYDPILDKFRGEFIGLNGGADFYATTIEALKKEGKASLKVFLEMCEEEGIPPLKEYSGKFNLRVSPELHAQIAARAAAEGKSLNQCVKDLLGDAIHS; from the coding sequence ATGATGAACCTGATGACGATAAACGGTTATAAAGCGATCATTCATTATGATCCGATTTTAGACAAATTTCGGGGAGAGTTTATAGGACTCAATGGGGGCGCTGACTTTTACGCAACCACCATTGAAGCGCTCAAAAAAGAGGGAAAAGCCTCTCTGAAAGTTTTTCTTGAAATGTGCGAAGAGGAGGGAATTCCACCGCTGAAAGAATATTCCGGCAAATTCAATTTGCGGGTGTCCCCAGAACTGCATGCACAGATCGCAGCAAGGGCGGCAGCAGAGGGAAAGAGCCTCAATCAATGCGTAAAAGACCTGCTCGGGGATGCAATTCATTCATAA
- a CDS encoding flavodoxin family protein — MKILILNGSPRKNGTVATLLKAVAEPITNKHETEWIDVCKLDMKFCTACMACRDKGTCVLPEDDAHRVGKKIQEADTLIIGTPTHWGNMCAPLKLLFDRNVPVFMGESPKGMPEPRQKGKRAVIVTACTTPWPFNVILPESRGAIRAVKEVLHYGGYKVVGTITRPGTKKSKEIASSLMEKAGRLGEKLV, encoded by the coding sequence ATGAAAATATTAATTCTCAACGGGAGTCCCCGGAAAAACGGCACCGTGGCCACACTCCTCAAAGCGGTGGCTGAGCCGATCACCAACAAACATGAAACCGAATGGATCGATGTGTGCAAACTTGACATGAAATTCTGCACCGCCTGCATGGCCTGCCGGGACAAAGGAACCTGCGTCCTGCCGGAAGATGATGCGCACCGGGTGGGCAAAAAGATTCAAGAAGCCGATACACTGATTATCGGCACCCCAACCCACTGGGGCAATATGTGCGCACCGCTCAAACTTCTTTTCGACCGCAACGTGCCGGTGTTCATGGGGGAAAGCCCCAAGGGAATGCCGGAACCCAGGCAGAAAGGCAAACGTGCTGTCATCGTGACGGCCTGCACCACTCCATGGCCTTTCAATGTCATTCTTCCGGAAAGCCGGGGCGCAATCCGGGCGGTTAAAGAAGTCCTTCACTATGGCGGGTACAAGGTCGTGGGCACGATAACCAGACCCGGGACCAAAAAATCAAAGGAAATCGCTTCATCTTTAATGGAAAAAGCGGGGCGGTTGGGGGAGAAACTCGTGTAG
- the uvrC gene encoding excinuclease ABC subunit UvrC, protein MRADLTQKYHQTPHAPGVYLMKDARKKIIYVGKAKDLKKRLGSYFARQDHTDGKTAALLAMVRDFDVIITASDHEAFILESNLIKEYRPRYNVLLKDGKNYPLLRIDMNEPFPAIQRVRRIQNDQALYFGPYSSSRSVNQTLGQIQKIFKLRKCRNTQFKNRSRPCLNYQINACLGPCCLKVDEQEYKQHVKDAVLFLKGRSGQVIQKLKAQMQAHAHALEFEKAAQKRDAVTAMTHILEKQVVVAADLKDRDVLALAVEKEMAVITMMIVRSGRLIDTVHYPVDPGFKESHEILRAFLWQYYDVTRFLPDAVLLDREIENMDVLASRLSEQKHRKVTVHVPMRGEKRRLVEMADVNAARELEKLRIKTEAAQSAVTQVQALLKMDRMPDRIECFDNSHLAGQDPVSSMVVFTRGRPDKNAYRRYILRDMDRPDDYAGMTQVLTRRFLKTEKEMDFPDLLVVDGGKGQLGMAVAVLKELNLAGRFAVAGLAKKDEAKGEDMDKIYVPGRSNPLNTASFKQGLFLLQQVRDEAHRFAVTFQRKRRKKRSRLSVFDAIPGVGPKRKKLLLQQFKGLENLKAASVDELTSLPGITEKLAEQILARVKAEGS, encoded by the coding sequence ATGCGCGCTGATCTGACACAAAAATATCATCAGACCCCCCATGCGCCCGGGGTGTATCTGATGAAAGACGCCCGGAAAAAAATCATTTATGTGGGAAAAGCCAAGGACCTGAAAAAACGCCTGGGATCCTATTTTGCCCGGCAGGATCACACGGACGGCAAGACCGCGGCCCTGCTGGCCATGGTCCGGGATTTCGATGTGATCATCACAGCATCGGATCACGAGGCCTTTATTCTGGAATCCAATTTGATCAAGGAATACCGGCCCCGGTATAATGTGCTGCTCAAAGACGGCAAAAATTATCCGCTGCTGCGCATTGACATGAATGAGCCGTTTCCCGCAATCCAGCGGGTGCGGCGGATCCAGAACGACCAGGCCCTGTATTTCGGGCCCTATTCCTCGTCCCGGAGTGTGAACCAGACCCTGGGCCAGATTCAGAAAATTTTCAAACTCCGGAAATGCCGGAACACCCAGTTCAAAAACCGGTCCCGGCCCTGCCTGAACTATCAGATCAACGCCTGTCTGGGACCCTGCTGCCTGAAGGTGGATGAACAGGAATACAAACAGCATGTCAAAGATGCGGTGCTGTTTCTCAAGGGCCGGTCCGGTCAGGTGATCCAGAAACTCAAAGCTCAGATGCAGGCCCATGCCCATGCCCTGGAATTTGAAAAAGCGGCCCAGAAGCGGGATGCTGTGACCGCCATGACCCATATTCTGGAAAAACAGGTGGTGGTTGCCGCAGATCTCAAAGACAGGGATGTTCTGGCTTTGGCCGTTGAAAAGGAGATGGCCGTCATCACCATGATGATCGTCCGGTCCGGCCGGCTCATCGACACGGTGCATTATCCGGTGGACCCGGGATTCAAGGAATCCCATGAAATTTTGCGGGCCTTTTTATGGCAGTATTATGATGTGACCCGGTTTCTGCCCGATGCCGTGCTTCTGGACAGAGAAATCGAAAACATGGATGTGCTGGCATCCAGGTTGTCTGAGCAGAAGCATCGAAAAGTGACCGTGCATGTCCCCATGAGAGGGGAGAAACGGCGGCTGGTGGAAATGGCTGATGTCAATGCCGCCCGGGAGCTGGAAAAATTGCGGATCAAGACGGAAGCGGCTCAGTCTGCCGTGACCCAGGTTCAGGCGCTGCTGAAAATGGACCGGATGCCGGACCGCATCGAATGTTTTGACAATTCTCATCTGGCCGGACAGGACCCGGTGTCGTCCATGGTGGTGTTCACCCGGGGCCGGCCGGATAAGAATGCGTATCGACGCTATATCCTTCGGGATATGGACCGGCCCGATGATTATGCCGGCATGACCCAGGTACTGACCCGGCGGTTTTTAAAAACGGAAAAAGAGATGGATTTTCCGGACCTGCTGGTGGTGGACGGGGGGAAGGGCCAGCTGGGCATGGCCGTGGCCGTGCTCAAAGAGCTGAACCTGGCGGGCCGGTTTGCCGTGGCAGGTCTGGCCAAAAAAGATGAGGCCAAAGGGGAGGATATGGACAAAATCTATGTGCCGGGCCGGTCCAATCCCTTGAACACGGCCTCGTTCAAGCAGGGCCTGTTTCTGCTTCAGCAGGTGCGGGACGAGGCCCACCGGTTTGCTGTCACGTTTCAGCGCAAGCGCCGGAAAAAAAGGAGCCGCCTGTCGGTGTTCGATGCCATCCCCGGTGTGGGGCCCAAAAGAAAAAAACTGCTGCTGCAGCAGTTCAAAGGTCTGGAAAACCTTAAAGCCGCATCTGTGGATGAATTGACATCATTGCCCGGAATTACCGAAAAACTGGCAGAACAGATTCTGGCCCGGGTCAAAGCGGAAGGATCATAA
- a CDS encoding type II toxin-antitoxin system HicA family toxin — protein MKTKHKKTLEQIFSRPVSGNIKWYDIESLFKGLGATIKEREGSRIGVILFGEIQVFHRPHPSPDTDKGAVSSIRKWLERNGVTP, from the coding sequence ATGAAAACAAAGCACAAAAAGACTTTGGAGCAAATTTTTTCCCGTCCGGTCAGCGGGAATATCAAATGGTATGATATTGAATCATTATTCAAAGGCCTGGGTGCGACAATCAAAGAACGGGAAGGCTCGAGAATCGGTGTGATTCTATTTGGCGAGATTCAAGTTTTTCATCGACCTCATCCATCACCGGACACCGACAAAGGAGCTGTGTCAAGTATTCGAAAATGGCTGGAAAGAAATGGGGTGACACCATGA